The Zingiber officinale cultivar Zhangliang chromosome 2A, Zo_v1.1, whole genome shotgun sequence genomic sequence GAGATCCGATCCAGGCGAGAAGGCCACCTTTTTCTTGATCATGAAGAAGACGAAATCGAACAAGGCTTCTTCGCAGGAATTACAGAACGGCCATACTCCATCCTCTAAATTCCTCAAATTGCTCGATCCCCAGGCTTCGTGGGATAAGGTATCCAGGCCGACTTGCCGTCGAATGGTTCCCTTCTTTTTGGCTTCGAGAAACTAACTAATAGCGTGAAATTTAGGGTTGTCTTTCGTCAGATCTGGTCTAGATCGATCCTTAACTATGtgctttttgttgttgttgttgttgtaggatAATTTGGGGGATACCCTGCATTGGATCCGGCAGGGATTGGGTCTTTCCTGCGGGTTGTTGTGCGGCGCAGTACCTTTGATTGGGGCTTTCTGGATTGTAGCGTAAGTTCTGCCATTACCCACCCCCAGAATGGCTTGCTTTGGTTTTCGGCAATTGAAAATTTCAACTTTCCTACTGTATTTGTCTATGCAACCTTTTTTGTTCTCGCTCTATTAGCCTTTTATTAACAGTTTTTGGTGGATCTAACGATATTTAGTTCACTCTTCCCCAACCCACAAATAGTTCATTCTTTTCTAAGGATGACAATAGTGGAATATATGTGAATTCCCCAATCCTATTATTGCATCACATTCGGGTAGTCATATTATATTTGTAATTGGATTCAGGCTCTGTAGTATTATTTGTAATCAGACTTGGTTCAGATTTAGGTTTGCTTAACATTGTGACCTACCTGCATATTTTATCCATTTAGATGGATACATAGTTATGGGCACTTTTTAACATATGAGAAGTAAGTACTCAAAGAGAGCCTTGGGGAGTAAGTAGTTATTTAGGTGCAGCTAGTACTCACAAATGTTGGTACTGAACTCTGCTccgcatcatcatcatcatcgatAGGATTGGTTGTATGAATCAAGGATATATCATTTGTGGGTCAAGATGATTTGTTAGTAAAAGCCCCTAGGGCAATGGTGCAGCAGTACAGCGCTTTTTAGTTTCCAGACATCTAAGAATAGGATGAATTTACCTTAATAGACGGTTGACCTTAGAATATTGGGTTGATGGACCATCCGTTATGAGTGCTTCTCAATTTACCCTGACCAGTGAGAAACTTCCATGGAGTCGGACCGGTCAGTCGGCATAAGCTAGATATCTATTGCCAActtaaaaaacaaacaaaaatatatcATTTGTAATATTCAAATGAGAAATAGAGAAATGTCATCAAGAAGATAAATCTTATTTAATTCGAACAAGGGAGATAGTTGAGCACATCTATTGCTTGACTGAACCTTCTTCTCTTGGTTCTGATCATGTTTTAGGTTTtgatattcatctaaaaaatactttaaaattgtgaaaatttaagAAAACTTGATCGATTCTTAATCTAATATCAACCTAATTAGATTTAACTCTGTCGAACACTAATTTGTATTaccaattataaattataaaaagttctAAGAAGATAAGAATAAAAATCCAAAACTGACATGAATGTGTCAAACCCAAAAACATAGTACCATTCATTTCTTCAGTATTTATGAACATTAATTATATTGTTTGAATACCTTTTTTACTGCGCATATTTAAGCAATTGTATATCAAGTGAATGCTAATCTAAGTTTTCCATATACTTTAGTATTGAAGTTTATCTAGTGTAGCCTCGTATACTCAGTGAGACTTATTTTACAAAATTCAGTGGAAATAAAACAGATGTCTGTAGCTGCAGCAATAGCTAATAAACAGAGTTAACTATGATTTGGCACGAGTCAGGTTTGCTCAGGTTTTAAGAAAAATCTGACCCATCCTGATGTCACTTGGCGGATAACAAAGTTCCCAAATTTGAACATGGATGCGATTTTATCAGAAAAAAAATCTGAATCTTAAATTTTCAGGTTGGGTCAGGGGTTTGGAGTTTTTTGGgattccatatttttttttttggattttatacTTGCAAAATTATGTAAAAGCTTAGAACTTTTACAATGTGGGTTAGCTTCAATCAATACATGAGTCATTTATTTATTAATCTTACTTAATAAGCAGTAACTACATTGTATATGATTTATACTTAAATGTCttatgtaataattaaatactagttggcgttgtttttttttccttccagtTTTAGTACAAAACCCAAATCCATCCATGAactcaaaataatattttatatcccAAAAACCTTAAAAAATCTCCAACTTCAAGTTGGTTAAGTATGGTCTTCAGTTTCAGACCAGATATGTTGATTTTTTTGTGCACTCCTGTTAATAGCAATGATTGCATCTTTATATGGAACCGATGCGGCAATCATTATATGTGGCAATCAGTATATCCATCCACGCCAGGTAAAATGTACTGCTTCAATTTAGTTTACTAACTTGTATCAGGCTATTGACCTAGCAACTAGTTTCGTTTTCATGCACATATTCCTTCATTCcttaaaacatggattttttttttctttcacatCTATAGGCAAATAGAATTATGCCtcaaccacctctagcagtgatatATTACCATTTTTTTCTCTTATCTAGTGAATCTCTTAACTCACCTCTACTTTCTGCAGATTTATGGTGCTATCAACCAGCATTATCTATGGCTATTACACGTATGTACTAAAACTAGATGAAGAAGATTTTGGAGGTCATGGAGCATTACTTCAGGAGGGTCTTTTTGCATCATTTAGCCTGTTTTTGGTATAAATTCCTTGACCATTGCTTGTGTTCACGATTAAGTGCAATGACGTTTTAAAGCATATgatttttttccaattttatgTTGGATAGCGCAATAACAGTATCCTGACTAATGCAATAATGTTTTTGCCGGACACAGCTTTCGTGGATTGTCATATACAGTTTATTACACTTTTAAAGACGGTCATCACGTTTGAATTCCTCTCTGAAATCCAGATGCAACCCGTGGAGTTTAATGCCCATCAGTTTGGTGTTGAATGGATTGGAATCTGTTAGTTTCTTTTTTATCTAGAATTATATGGACAGCGGAATGCACCACTGCTTAACGTTTTTCTTGTTCAACTATCCTTGACACATGATTTTTAGCAGTAATAAGGTGCGAGAGTATTTCACTGATGGCTCATGAAGGAGAACGAGAGCCGTGTGCAAATCATATTTGAATTGTCGTCATTTGGatcattttagttttagtttttttaattGGGCAAAGGTAAATTCATATTTGAATTGTGGTAGGCAATATCTTTATTCATGCAATTTGGTCTCGatgaatatgattttttttaaagatgatTCCGTGCTTGCATCAATCCCAGATGCCCCATTGACATTGTCATGAATAAATGTGATAAAAGGTGATTCATTCGTCTCCATTTCTCGTATGAATCCGTCTTTTGGTTAACACAGAGTAAGGTAAATTATGGATGACTATTAGTCATTAGTACAATGACCAAGATATAAGAGAAGGTATGTTCAGACACGTTAAGTTTGGACTCCATGATTTAATGCGACAATACCTTATATCTTTATTACTGCATTGCTTGAGGGACAACACCATCGTGAATAAAGTATATTGTATGTGGGGACAATACCCTTATATCTTTATTACTGCATTGCTTGAGGGACAACACCATCGTGAATAAAGTATATTGTATGTGGGGAGTTTGAATTATCTATGACACTGAGTTAACTGTCATAATTCATTTATACTTTCTGATATATATCTTGACAGTCATAATTAAATTATCAAACATGAAAAATGTACATACCGCATCATTTTTTTTCCTGATAACGTATCATTTGCCACTttgttttttcatatttttaaagccAAGTTACTAAATTTAGGACATTggctatataaaaaaattatcagcTAATTCTCTCGGTAGCATGTTTAGAATGTTTCATCAGCCAGTGATCATCAATGTTATCCTTCGATAAGTATGCTTATTGTACATGTTTATCAAATAGATTCACGTTAATAGATCAAAACACTTGTAAACGTCAAGGATCGATGCACATTTAGACACGAGATCGACAGATTTAAAGCTCGAGCAAACCATACAACACTTCCATATGAGAACACAACAGCATTTTAAGTTTTTAACAATGTCTGAACACAAAATAAACTACTGCCTCATCCGAATTGTAGAGAAGCTCGCCGATGTCAGATCCATGTTGCTACTAAATTTTGTTACAAATGAGTACACTGAaactatgaaaaaaaaaaaataacaaacgaCAGATAATGAGGGGAGAAATAAACAAATACATTTGAATGTATGTGCTAACCCTATTGATCATATTGTGGTGGGTCTTAGAACATTCCAGTCAAGTTTTCCCCGTTTCTGTTGCTTAAGAGAACCTGTTCTATTGTTAGAGGATGACTGTTTACCTTGGTCACTATAGATTTTAAGCATCTCCTCAGGAGTTGTGCTGTTGCTATCCACTTCAGGTTGCTTCCTCTTGAGGCCAACGTCTGAACCATTGTTTGATCTTCCTATTCTCGGCTCCCTGGAGCCTATGGCCGTGGCTTCACCTACTCTGCATCAGCAAAAAAACACGAAGCTACTGACTTTATTCATAGAGAAACAGAAAAAAGCACCATCAAATGCCGATCTCAAGTCCGGATGgaaaaaaaagagtttaaaattcaattagatCCTGAGTCTTGACCATCAGTATAAAAGAATGCAAATCTTATGAGCATGAATCTCAATGGTACTCAATCGGAGGATACCATCCATACTACATGTCCTAAATTATTTTCGATGGTTAAAAATGACTGGAGTTCATTTCACCACTTCGAACGGCTATCCGACTCTGTTATGTTTGAAGCTTCATCACAAATGCCTGATGTAAAATCAAAATATCCGTGAGCACCAGAGCCTATGAATTCCTTCGTTCATGGAGATATTCTGAGCACTGTTTGTTCTGATTGAACATTACACAAATAAATTGAAAGAAGTTTTACAGAGACTTCTAGCAAACAAATTTCTAGgtctttattaataattttaccaAAGAAACAGCAGAAAAAACAAGACAATGAAATAGTTGACAAAAAAATAGCAAATGCAGAACTGAGAAGTATGAAATGTAAAGACCAAGATTAAAACCTAGATGAATCTCCATAGCTATTTGAAGCAGTAGCAACATTTTGTTGGTTATTTGCAGCCTCTTCATTTAGTTTCTGCAAAGAGAAAAATCTTTAAGGAAGTGAAAGGCCTAGAACTTGACAACATGTTTATATATATACTGTAACTCACATCTATTGAGGGATTGAAACTCTGAAAGGACATCCGACCTTTTAAAGCTCCTGGATGAGGATCACCTTCCATTATAACAATGCTGTGGGAAGATATATGAAGTAGAAGTGGATCTTCAAAATGTTAAATAAAGAGGATGATGGTACATCAAAAATATGGATAACTCAACCTcagaaatgaataaataaatatagtAAGTCCTGAAGACTAGAGAGCATAAATTCCTTAGAGCGAccataattaaacaaacaaaaaggtTAGAATGACTATAAAGTATGATGAAAATATATAGTTAACTAAAGAATTGGAATAATATACAACTAGCTATTATAATGCCATAAGTCACATTATCTGAAAGCATGTTTAATCATTTCATTATTGATGAATTCTAAAAGAATAATTATTCCTAGCTTCCTGCATCTAACTAGGAGATGAGCCAAATACCAGTTCTGACAGAACTGTTATTCCTTCATAATAGTGTTCAGCTATCTCTATTATCGTTTTAGAAATACTTATTTATTCCTTTTGTCAGTCTCAGAAATATTTATTCTGATATGACCTAAAGTTACATTTTGATCTTACCAGACACGGGAATGGTAACACATGAGAATGAGAACAGAGCATCAATTCCATGAACAAAAGCGAACCAAACTAAGAAGGATAGTGTTATTCTCTTCCTATTCTATTCTACTCTCCAACTATTATATTGTGTCAATTCCATTTCATAAATGAAACATATTATAAAATAACTAATATCATATGTTACACTTATCCATACTTAAATAGCAAGTGGTTTCACTAACTTTGACAGCACAACTAGCATACACTAATAGTGAGAGTTACTTCAATAAAATTAAAGCAACATTAACCAACAAGACATTATTAAAATTTTCAGCAATGTAACATGCCTAAACGATTGCATCATCTCCATCCAATGACATAAGAATTATGAAAAGCTTAAGTAAATGAATTAGTGTGATGGGAATCCTTGAGAGCCACTCAAACTATCATCATAAGTTAATTATTAGCCCAATTGGCTAGAGGGTGCCAGACTTGCTATAATGGGGCAAAGGATCAATTCCCGGCGGCACATGCCCTAGGAAAAAAAACTCTCACTCTGACCAACTCGGTTATAAGTTGACCCTATGATTTACCTCCATTCACATAACCTGGAGACATACTGTGAGAGGCACCCAGGGTGAGCGTAATTACCTTTtgctataataaattaattattagCCATTATTTGCAACAAAACTTGAACTTCATCCATCAAAACCTTGCAAGATATAGTAGATGGGAAGAGGAGATGACATCAAATACTGACAGGTAAGTCTAGCCCCAGTTTAGTCAAAAGTACAAGGCGCTACAATCTTGTCTAACGTCTAATCATGGATGACCAAATGAACTTAAAGTAGCATAAAAAATTTTCAGACGGGGAAAGTTCCTGGGTGGTGTAACTATCATTTTCTGCAATGAGAGATGCAAGGTCATAGCTTATGTTATTTGGGGAGGACACTAACTTATTTTCACATTCTTTTCCCTATTATGCTATTTTTCACCAAAATTAAACTGCTACCATCATGCATGCATAAATTTATATACAAAAGTCAGTCAATATACTGCATCATGCATGCATAATATAAAAGTATGTCACTAACTtgaaatttgaaaaggaaaaacATAATTGAAATGTCACTGTTTTGTTTATTGTCTACTGATATTTTATTCATGAAGGAAAACTTCAATAATTATACAGGAATATCTATAATACAATTCTGCTTGATGGAAAGCTCAACACCTCTTGTACAGTGTAGCACGGGCActccaaaaaatatttttttggaggTGTCGGACACGGACACGGACACGACACGCAAATACGTGTGTCGGACGCGGCAAAAATCATGTCGTTGACTTTTTACAAGTTTGACCAGTCAGACACGGCTAGGACACGGATGAGACATGTTTCCGGACACGTTTGGGCacaattgcaaaaaaaaataaaaatttcgagggtaaaattgaaaaataataaaattacgaTGACTACTTATTCAAATGGAAAAAAACCCTAAATTACTCTCCCCACTCCTGATTCTTTTTTCCCATTGCGACAGAACTGTTTCACGTGACCATCTCCTGCGCTTTCGCCACCAACGCTCTCCACTGTTCGCCAACGTCTTCGTCGCCTGCCGCTGCTCGCAGAAGTCCGCCACTGCTCACAGAACCCGACAGCTGGCCGCTGCTCACAGAAGCCCGACGTCGCCTGCGCTCTCATCAACAGAAGCCCAGAGTCGCCGCCGCTGCTCGCAAAAGCCTGGCGTCGCCTGCTCAACAGCAACCCTCGTAGAAGCCAACAGCAGCCCAACGTTGCTCGCAGAAGCTTGCCGCTGCTTGCAACAGCCCGTCGTCGCTCGCAATAACCCGTCGTCGCTCGCAATAACCCGCCGTCGCTTCTCGTCGCTGCCCTCTTTCTGGTAAGTttacttttttgttttttcttctgaGATCACGAATTTGTTTTTTTGCTTTTGGTAAGTTTCTGGTAAGTTTAACAATAGGCTCCCCTCCGTTGCTTCTTAATTGTTATTTTCAACCTATTTGCCAtggaaagttttcaaaatgaaagTGCACAGGAGGATGTTGATGATTATTCTCCTTTGTGGAAATTTGTAACCAAGGTGGAAAAGACAGTTGGAGGAAGAAATGTCACTTGGTCATGCAATATATGTAGTAAAGTGTGCAAAGGATCATATTCAAGGGTGAAAGCACACCTGTTAAAACAAAAAGGTGCTGAAATTGCAAGTTGTACGGCTATTACAATGGATCAAATGAAGCGTATGCAACAACTTATTGATGATgcggaattgagaaagaagaattCTAAACAGAAAGAAGTTCCGCTGCCTTCGTCATCTGCATCATCAAATATGGCTTCAAAATCCTCATTTTGTTCTAGTGGTGTTTTGCAAAATGATGATCCAACAAAGAAGAGGAAAGGACCACTTGACccacttgaaaaatcttttaacttgAATGCCAGAGATGAGCTCCACTCTGAAATTGCAAGGTTGTTTTACACTGGGGGATTATCTTTCAATATTGCTAGGAATCCTCATTATGTTCGTGCTTTCAGTTTGGCTACTCAACGAACAATTCCAGGTTATCTTCCACCTGGATACAATTTATTGAGAACTTCACTTCTTCAAAAAGAAAAAGCTCATATTGGAAAGTTTTTAGAGCCAACAAAAGctgcttggaaacaaaagggagttagtaTTTGTAGTGATGGGTGGTCGGATGTGCAAAGAAGACCGCTAATTAATATCATGGCCGTATGTGAAAGTGGTCCTATGCTTTTGAAGGCGATAAATTGTGAAGGTGAGTACAAGGATAAAACTTTCATCTCTAAGTTGCTCATTAATGCCATAAATGAAGTGGGACATCAGAATGTTGTTCAAGTGGTCACCGATAATGCTCCTATTTGCAAAGCTGTTGGGCTACTCGTTGAGGCAAAGTACCCACACATATTTTGGACTCCTTGCGTTGTGCACACATTGAATCTTGCTTTGAAGAATATTTGTGCACTGACTGACTCTCTACAAAACAAAGAAGCCTTTGATGAATGCAAGTGGATAGCAAGTAGCAAATGATGCTTCAATGATCAAGAATTTTATCATGAATCACAATATGAGATTATCCATGTTCAACGATAACTCAAACTTGAAGATGCTATCATTTGCGGATACTCGATTTGCTTCCACGATCATTATGCTTAAAAGATTCAGACAAATCAAGAAATGTCTTGAAAACATGGTGATTAGTGAAAGATGGGATTTGTACAAGGAGGATGATGTAGTGAAGGCCAGAGTAGTGAAGTACAAGATATTGGATGATCAATTTTGGGAAAAAATTGATTATATACTTGCTTTCACAAGTCCAATTTATGAGATGCTAAGAAAAGCAGACACTGATCAACCTTGTCTTCATTTAGTTTATGAGTGGTGGGATGAAATGATAGAAAAAATGAGAGTTGTTATCTCAAAGGGGCCTCATAGTGGAGATTCAAAGTTTTATGAGGTTGTTCATAATATTCTAGTGGAGCGATGGAATAAAAGCAATACACCTCT encodes the following:
- the LOC122040841 gene encoding respirasome Complex Assembly Factor 1-like, producing the protein MKKTKSNKASSQELQNGHTPSSKFLKLLDPQASWDKDNLGDTLHWIRQGLGLSCGLLCGAVPLIGAFWIVAFMVLSTSIIYGYYTYVLKLDEEDFGGHGALLQEGLFASFSLFLLSWIVIYSLLHF
- the LOC122040843 gene encoding uncharacterized protein LOC122040843 isoform X3 translates to MIRSRKLIRTSPWQTSTLSRPLPEDGALKGRMSFQSFNPSIDKLNEEAANNQQNVATASNSYGDSSRVGEATAIGSREPRIGRSNNGSDVGLKRKQPEVDSNSTTPEEMLKIYSDQGKQSSSNNRTGSLKQQKRGKLDWNVLRPTTI
- the LOC122040843 gene encoding uncharacterized protein LOC122040843 isoform X1, which produces MANRQLSSTLKNLKFMQRASLKDDKVKEVDKDKPLANFDVVPAPAGRCIVIMEGDPHPGALKGRMSFQSFNPSIDKLNEEAANNQQNVATASNSYGDSSRVGEATAIGSREPRIGRSNNGSDVGLKRKQPEVDSNSTTPEEMLKIYSDQGKQSSSNNRTGSLKQQKRGKLDWNVLRPTTI
- the LOC122040843 gene encoding uncharacterized protein LOC122040843 isoform X2, which codes for MIRSRKLIRTSPWQTSTLSRPLPEDDPLLLHISSHSIVIMEGDPHPGALKGRMSFQSFNPSIDKLNEEAANNQQNVATASNSYGDSSRVGEATAIGSREPRIGRSNNGSDVGLKRKQPEVDSNSTTPEEMLKIYSDQGKQSSSNNRTGSLKQQKRGKLDWNVLRPTTI